The following is a genomic window from Solanum lycopersicum chromosome 6, SLM_r2.1.
CTAATAATCTGAATGTTGTTTTAACTAAACAGCTACACAAGTAAGCGCAATGCCTTTCAGCTTCATAACATTGGAAAACAATTTTTGGCAATATACATGAACAAATTGACATATAGTAGGAAAATATCTACTGAAATTGCTTTGGTTTCTATATTGCCAAAAATCAACATGTTTCCTAATCAAATTATTTCTGAAACTGAATGAAAATTTAAGCCTTATTAGGGAGATACACACTACATAACTCATCGCTGaacaaattgataaaatttatacaaaGCTCACAATcgagaaatttatatataaaatctattcaaaGTCTCCAACCTAAAAGGAAATCTAACAGACGGAATCTTCTGCAAGCAAGCAGGCAAAATCCAACTCACAAACTATTAAACTTTACGTTTTAGGTTAAGCTATGAATTTGAGGATGTAACCCTAATACatcataaatcataaattttaggGTTAGCGAGATGTACCTTTTGTCAGATGTGCCTCCCTTCTGGCTCAGGAACGATCGGAAAAGCGGCGAATTCACGTCGTAAATCATCTTCCTTTGTCGGCAACAAACAAAACCCtaattttcactttcaacttctctttcttaACTTTCAtactatttatattatatgataattgGTAATGGGCCGCCAGTTGAGACCTTATGGCTAAATTGATTCGGAATTGGTCTATTACACttcaataacaaataattttttttacaggGATAATAATCGCTACacttaaataacaaataatttttttacggGGATAATAGTTGATAAGAACGTAACAAAGTCACTTCATCCGATATTAAGTATCAGCGATCGTTCAATAGTAatataacccaactagtgagttGGGTTAACGGTTCGTAACTGAGAATCAATGGGAAAATAAGAATATGTTCCAGTCAATCATAGCTAAAAGTATTTacgaataaaaaaaacataagtaaAGTTTGGAGTGACACAAGTGTCAGATATCAAGGGGGTTTTGTATGTAATTGTCaactaaaaagtaaataatacgAATAAACAAGTGATAGGATTATGGGATGTGATAGGATATGGGATAAGATAGACAACATGATAATTGCAATTAACAGTGAATAGCTGTGAATCAATGAATATGCTAGATTTTAGTGGAGATAAATTCTCTGTCGAGCAATTTACCCCGAATCAAATTGGTTTCTCTCGAATACCAATAAGCATCAATTAAGAACAATCTTCGCTTTAGTACATTCACTCTCTCGCGCTGAATGTGTGGAAAAAAGgtttaggattcactctctcgagttgAACCCATGATAACCTAAAAGCCCACAGACCATTAATTTAGTAATCTTGGTTTCAAaacctctctctcgagcaagccaAAAATATGAAGGTAGAGTTGCATTTTCAACTACAACTTTTTAGATTAAGCCACAATTACCGAATGAAATCACTTTTAAACAACATTTACACTATCAATTAGTAATACCCAACAACTAAATCAacccataatcacataatcacaccccaagaattggaaTTTTAGCTTGACATAGTAAAAAGTAAGAAATCAATACCAAACTGTGTTTACATCAACTAAATAAGATTAATATTGTCTTTGCAGAGGTCTAAGATGAAGAATCTTCAACACCCGCTTTCAATTTCTTGGAATTGAAAATCTTCAAAGCTAAGAAAATTGTTGTCTCTCCAACTTTCAAACTGAACATTAATGAATAGCTAGATAACTCGATTGATAGATTGTTCgctagatagatagatagatagatagatagatactaaacaaagaattataaaatgtatttatagttACAAAAATTGTGCTGCGTAGGACCATTCGGGCGCAGTTAATTGGGATTGTAGATCCAATTAACGATCCATCATTTAGTCATTCTCATCGTCGTTTTGCTTTAGCCTTCAACATCTTCAAATTCTGTCACTTTGGGCAATAAGGCACTGCGTCGCGGAATCTTCGGCGACTCGTCGATTCTTCTTTCCATCGTCCATTTGATTTTCTCCTTCAAGGCTTTGCACACTGGAACATTAGGCGATACCACAGTTATTCGTTGACTGGCCCAATGATTTAGGCGATTCTCAAGCCTTGTTTACTTTGTTCTTTCAGTTGCATTGTTCCTTTTTGCTCATTAGTGTCCATATTTTGTTTTCCCAATTCAAATCCCTGAAAATTAAGGATTTATAATTGTTAGTGGcacaaaatatgcatttgaggacactaaatctataaaaataaaatcctaaATGAGTCTAAATTGAGGACTCGTCAATAGCCATTACACTTAAGACACTATAAACATTTGCCTTCCCCTTCTCCCAAAAACTTTAACAACCATCACTGCCATCTCACAAATTAAGCTTCCACAAAATCTTCTATATGTCTACATATCATCCATATTTGAACTTACTTATACAGGCCAAACATAAGTTTAACTGATTTGTACTAGAATGAATTATTGGGCTAAACTATGTGAGTTAGCTGGTTCAGATAAAGATATAACAGTCAtacctttaaaaaaaatttaaattttggaaTTGCGAATGTTTCTCCTTTAATCCTATGTTTACTTGCATTGTTGTATGCATTAGTCTACCGTTTCTTGATAATCTTACTTTACATTTGGTGATTTGagttaatcatttttttgtctAGGGGTGGTACAATATAAATTGAAGACCAGTATCATTTTAGCTTTGAATGAAacatgaagagttgcgactttcatgaaaagttgtgatttttatgaagaatttcaactttcatgaaaagttgtgatttttatgaagagtttcaatttttatgaaaaattgcgacttttaaattgtgacttttttgaaaaggttgtgacctttatTAAGGCTTGTAACTTTTTCGAAGAGTTGTGACATTTTCGATAAAACACAATAAACATTTGCCCTTTTTTGTTTATGTATACAggaattttctctcattttaaaataatgaaaattctgaacttcttcttcacaattaaatatttgggTATTTTGCTCGTGTTGAATGATTCACTATCACTATTGTTTGTGTATTATTATACAAGTGAATAGAATTGTTCCATCTTGAGATGATTTATTCCTTTAAACCTAGGGTACTAGAGGGGAGTAATTTCATCAAGGCAATATTTTGTATTTAGTGGGctcgatttttttcttttcaatttcattCTATTGTTACAGATCCTGACATGTATTTTACATCCATTAATTTATGTCtatcttattaatttttatttttgagtacatgctttaaactttattatttatgtttctgcaaaattattgttataacTATTTGTTAGTATAGATTAAACAACATATGTTAATTGAGTATTCAAACAAGTTTTCTCTTCTACAATTGTTCAAGGTGCAATTAAGGAAATCCCTTTAAGATATAAATGATCGAACCACCACTCTATAAAGTGCATCTTTCAAGACATGGCATGACACAATCTTAACACAAAACGAAAAATCTTTACATAGCCTGTGCTAATCATCGTTGCCCATCTATTCTATTCAGAATTAGCAATTCATGAAGAGCCTACTTCCAATGGTTACACTAGATATTCTCAaattgtaattaaaatttagttaAACCACTATTTACCCACTAACGTAACACTAATTAGTCCCAAAATGTAAGTGCATTGGATCGGAAATTAAAACCAATAGAAGTAAAGGATAAAATATCTTATGATGTATTTAAATGTGAAATGCAGTACATGTTGTAAAAGAGTTGCTTCCAAATATTCTCATTCATTCATAACAGGCTTGTTGTCACTTGCTTTTGGCCTCTGATCCTTGGGCTTCTGCTCTTCTGTTGTTTTCCTTCACGA
Proteins encoded in this region:
- the LOC101258164 gene encoding wound-induced basic protein-like, which codes for MIYEVNSPLFRSFLSQKGGTSDKRKTTEEQKPKDQRPKASDNKPVMNE